The genomic segment GGGTTGGTTAGTAAGGCAGTCGGGGAAGAGCAAGGCGCTAAGAGCGCTTTACACATTACCAACCAGTTTAGTCGGCTTGCAACACAGTTGAGCAAATGTCCTCAGGGTATTCTCCTAGAATTAGTCCATTGGATAGATGATAAGTTCCGAGAATTTACTGAGGTATTCAGGTACCTGTACTTATATCTTGGTAGGTAGACCACAACCAGAGTTCCTTAAACCTAGTCGTGGATCTGTTGATGAATGATCGCTCTAGGTTATGAGCGCAAGGTTTTTATGGAACGTACTATTACTCTCCCGGTTTTTGTCGAGTTCAGCTTGTCCCTGTTAGGATTTATTTTACTCGCCTGCTTGTTTTTCCAGCACGGGAATGTTGGTAGACAGGGAACAGTGATCAATACGAGTAGAGTGGCGGCTATCGAGTTTTCTCCGTAAGCTCATCCGTTAACATCCCTGCTGGCGGAGATTTACGACATTTTATCTGGTTAGTAGGCGAGGGTGCAGTTTTTCATATCGCGATCGCTAATTCTAGCGATTTTAAATCGAATGCAAGCATATAGTTTCTGGGGTACGGTAATCTTCATCGTGCCCCTGTCTTGTCTTTAGGGAGCAATGATGGGATGCATGACCTCGGTTAATTGTGTAACCCTCCAGAACAAGGAGACAAGCTATTATTAAGGAAGGTAAATAATTATCTCAAAATCAGAGTTAAAGTTAACGATGCTATTTGGATTTGGTAAAAAGCACAGTATTCCCTCTTCCCAAGAGGCATTGCCGGGACGGGCAGAAGCCATGCCAGTACCTGCTCATCACTTTGTCAACGGTAATCCCCTCAAGCCTCCTTATCCAGAGGGAATGGAAATCGCAATGTTTGGTATGGGGTGTTTCTGGGGAGCAGAACGCAAATTTTGGCAGCTTGAGGGGGTTTTCACCACCGCTGTTGGCTATGCAGCCGGAGTCACTCCAAACCCCACCTACAAAGAAGTCTGTTCGGGCATGACGGGTCACAATGAAGTGGTCTACGTGGTGTTTAACCCAAAAGTCATTAGTTACGAAACACTTTTAAAAGCTTTCTGGGAAAGCCACGATCCTACCCAAGGAATGCGTCAAGGAAATGATGTTGGCACTCAATATCGTTCGGGAATTTACGTCTATTCCGAAAGCCAAAAGAAATTGGCTGAAGCCTCGCGGGACGCCTATGAGCAAGCTCTAAAAGCATCAGGTTTTGGGAAGACTACAACAGAAATTATCGCGGCTCCTGAGTTTTACTACGCAGAAGGCTACCATCAACAATATCTCGCCAAAAATCCAGGTGGGTATTGTGGCTTAGGGGGTACGAGAGTTTGTTTCCCTGAGAATGTGACACTGGGGAGTTAGTACAGGTTACTGGCTGCTCTTTTCGCTCCTAATATTGGCTCCATAAAAATGATTTCCCCCCAAGACATCGGGGGGATTCAGGGGAGCGAAAAATGTGACTCGACAAATTCGGGATGCTCTCTCTCTACCAGCGTCAGAAGCGGTGCAATCCGATGTTTGAGCCGTGTATATCCCAATCCCCTAACCCAGACAAGCCGCTAAATCCTCATCTGGCGTTGTAATGGGCTTAAGGTTGTATTTTTCCGATAGCAATTTGAACACATTCGGAGAAATAAAGGCTGGCAGAGTTGGCCCTAAGCGGATATCCTGAATTCCTAGATACAGTAGTGTCAGCAAAATCGATACAGCCTTCTGTTCGTACCAAGAGAGAATCATGGACAAGGGCAACTGATTCACATCTACATTGAAGGCATTCGCCAACGCTAGAGCAATTTGAATCGCGGAGTAAGCATCGTTGCATTGACCCACATCCATTAAGCGGGGAATACCACCAATGTCTCCTAAGTCTTTGTCGAAGAAGCGAAACTTACCGCAAGCGAGAGTCAGCACCACACAATCTTGAGGCACTTTTTCCACAAACTCGCTGTAGTAGCTGCGTCCTGACTTGGCACCATCGCAACCGCCGACTAAGAAGAAGTGGCGAATATCTCCGCGTTTGACGGCTTCAATCACTTCACCCGCCACACTCAGGACGGCGTTGCGAGCAAAACCGGTTACGACTTGGCGTGGTTCATCATCTGCCGTAAATCCTGGTAGTTCTAACGCTTGTTGGATCACGGATGTATAGTCATCGGTTTCCAAGTGCTTGAGTCCAGGCCAACCAACAGGCCCAAGGGTGAAAACGCGGTTGCTGTAAGCATCATGAGGCGGCATCAAGCAATTGGTGGTCATTACAATTGGCCCAGGGAATTGAGCAAATTCCCGCACCTGATTCTGCCATGCGGTGCCGTAATGTCCGTAAAGATGGGGGTATTGCTGCTTTAAGCGGGGGTAGCCGTGAGCAGGTAACATTTCCCCGTGGGTGTAGATGGAAATTCCCGTATTTTCGGTTTGTTTGAGCAGTTCTTCCAGGTGTTTAAGGTCGTGTCCAGAGATCAGGATGGCTTTGCCTTGTTTGGCATTGAGGGGAACCGGGGTGGGGACAGGATGACCGTAAGTGCTGGTGTTGCCTGCGTCGAGGAGTTCCATGACTCGCAGGTTGATTTCGCCCAACTTCAGCGCCATGTTGACCCACTCATCGAGGTTGATGTCTTGGCGACCGAGTGCTGCTAAACCTTCGTGGCAGAAGTTATAAACGCGGTCATCTTCTTGACCCAGTTCTTGGGCGTGATAGGCGTAGGCGGCAATACCTTTAAGTCCATAAAGGATGGTGAGTTTGAGGGAGAAAATATCGACGTTTTTGGCAGAGCTGCTGATAAACTCAAATTCGATATCCTTGCCTTGTTGGACTAAGGCTTCTAAAGTGTCAGCAGGTTGGAAGGATGAGAGATTAGTAAATTCTACGGGTATGCCAGTGAGCTGGATTTTTGCTTTTAAGTCATCACGTAGTGCGATCGCCCGCTGAATATACTGGACAAAACACTCTGGGTCAAAGTTAACGTTCGTTAAGGTAGAAAAGAGCGTTTCACAGCTAAAGATATCGGCTTCGCGGCTGCGGATACCCAACTGATGCGCTGCGATCGCAACTTCCCCTAGTCCTCGCAGGCAGTGGGTCAACAAATCTTGTAATGCATCGACTTCTGGACTTTTACCACAAGCGCCCCATTGTTCGCATCCTTGTCCTCTGGCGGTTTGTTCACACTGGCTGCAAAACATAGCTCACTTCCTTCTTGTCTCATCTATGCCTACTCTAGGAGTGGTAAAAGGAAAGCGCCTTGACTTAAGTCAAGTTTGGAGACACTGGTGGTAAACGACGATTGAGAACATCAAATGCGAGATGTGAATAAAACCAAAGATACAGAAATAGTGAGCGATAAATCATCTGCACTTAGAGAATTTATCGCTAATATCCAACTGTGGCGAGGTCTACCTGAAGATCAACTCGATGCCTTAGCCCAGATTGCGATCGCCAAAACTTATCGCAAAGGTGAGGTAATTTTTGCGGAAGGAGATGAAGGCAGAGGATTTTTTGTGGTCAAGTTGGGGAGAGTCAAAGTCTACAAACTCTCGAATGACGGCAAAGAACAGATATTACACTTTTTCGGAGCTGGAGACCATTTTGCCGAGGTGCCAGTATTTGATGGTCAATGTTTTCCCGCTTCTGCGGCTGCTGTCGAGAAAAGTGAGCTGTTGTTCTTCCCTCGAAGCGCTTTTTTGGCACTTCTAGAGCAACACTCGACTTTAGCGATCGCGATGTTAGCTGTTTCCGCCCGTCACTTGCGCCGAATGGCTCAAATTATTGAAAACCTTTCGTTTAAGGAAGTACCAGGACGACTGGCGGTCTATTTGCTGTATTTAAGCGAGCGCAACGGCAAGGGTGAGGAGGTGGAACTCGATATGACGAAGACTCAATTAGCCGCTTTTTTGGGGACGATTCCAGAGACTCTATCACGGGTGTTTGCCAAGATGAGTCAGGATGGGTTGATTGCGATCGATGGTTCGAGGATTAAGTTGTTAAATCGAGAGCGTTTAAAGGTGTTAGCGGAAGGTTAGGATTTGATTTTCGCGAATATAGAGTCATGGCAACAAAGGTCAGAACAATTCAACACTGTTTTTAAAAAATAGTAATGAATTTCCAAAAATAACTAACGAAGAGATAGGTAACTAAAGCTTTCGCAGCTTGTTCTGGTGTTCCATAACTTTCTATTGTTGTTCCACAGTATCGAGAATCAGGTTTTGGTCTGTCTTACTAAGGTAGCGACCTCGCCGATCGCGCTTTCGGTCAGTACAAGCTCGAACATCCTAACGTTAATGCACTACAACCCACCCTACTCCTACAGGTTGTAAGTCGCTTGCACAAATTAACTCAGTAATCACGATGCTATTCTGGAAATCCCTGTTGGCACCGTGTAGATAATCATTTATAGACAAAGAACCAAAGCCAGTGACTATCCAAACTCAGCGCACCACTCGCTTTATCGACCCCTGGCCCTATATGGCTCTGGCGGCAGCGCTCCTGGTGTTTTTAGCCTTGCTCAGTGCCGCCTCATTCCAGAGAACACTGCTATCGACAACTGTCAATGCCAGCGAAGACGAACCCGTTCAACTAGCACCACTTACCATCCGGCGGCAAATGATCGGTGCGCTTCGCGTCGAAGTCAAAGCATTGCTTCCAGCAAACACATGGGTAACCTACGAAATTCAGCTACTCGATCGCCAAGGTAAGCCCTTCGCCTCTGCTATGAAACAAGCCTGGAACGAATCCGGCACTTGGTATGAGGAGGGGGAGTCTGGTAGTTGGCAAGAAGAAGACTTGTTAGGAGGACTTGATGTCCGTGCCAAGCAGGATGAAACGGTGACGATCACGATTGCCGTTTTGGAGTATGGCAATGCATCGGGGCAAGAACTAGATCAACCCGTGCCGTTTGAAGTCATCGTGCAAAATGGCGCTGTAGATACACGCTATCTGTGGGCAGGTTTGGTTGGCACTTCATCTCTGGCTCTTCTAGCCTTATTCGCCACTCCACTCACGGGCAAAAAAGCGATCGCCAAAACTATCCAGGATAGCGACCCCAGCGAGCGCGCTACAGTCGGTGGAGCGGGTCGATTGGTGCGCGTCAACGTCGATGTCGCCTCCGACGCAACCTCCCCACCCCAACTAGAGGTTCGCCTCTGGCTGAACGACCCCTATGGCGAACAAATCTATACTCGCTCCTTTCCTGTGCATCTCAGCTTTAACAAAGACGAAGACAAGATTAAGGGAGCCACGGGTCGTTTACAGACATTCTTCATTTTGGAACCCCGCAGTTCCTACGGTTTCCATGTGGAAGTCTTGCCCGATGCGCCTGTCGATAGCACAACGCTCACCGTCCGTGATGGTACCCGTACTCTGAAAAGCGTCGAGGTTGTAAAGATTGACTCATCCATGAGTCCAGCATCCGGTTTTCCCCAGGATAGTCCCCCGGCATGAGAACACACAATTTTACTGTTCCGTGACACCGCTCAACACTTCTCGGTTAGTCATGTTCAACCTCGCAATAGCCCCTTTACTCTGCTCATCCTCACGCTTAGCTCTGGCTGAAAAAGGGAAACCAGATATTTCTTAACCCCTCTGGAACAGCAGGGTTGGCGGAATCCAGTCTTAACCGAAAAGTATTGTGATACCCCTTTGCAAAATACACATTCCTGCCATGTTGACTAAGATTTTGACAGCCGCCACGCTCATCATCGCGCTATTTACCATTACCGCCAGTTATACTCAGCGCTCAGCCCTCACTCTGCGAGAAGAAAGACAGAGCAACTACTGGCCCCGGCATAGCACCTACATCTCTGGTTATTACTACCGAGGCACTTGGGACCCCCTTCCCAATCGTTCAGCTTATGGTAACTTTCGAGGGGGCGGTCCGAGTACCGGAAAATAGACGATGCAAGACGCAATCCCACCTAACAGCCCAGAAGTCGAGTCATCTCCAACTCATCCTCGGCGTCCCTCTCTCCGTCGCGACCAACGTTGGCTACTCCTCGCGGCTGCGGCTGTTTCCTCTAGCTGTGGACTGGCAGTAGAACTCCTACTGGGAACCCTTGCCAGTTACCTCGTTGGCAATCAAGCTTTAGCCTATGGCGTCTCGGTTGGCGTCTTCTTAGCGGCCATGGGTATCGGTTCTTACCTGAGTCAGTTCATTGCCGTAGATAGCAGTTCCCAGTCTCTACAACGCAAACTCCTGTTAGCCTTTGTCAAAATAGAACTGCTGATTGCCCCCCTCACGGCTGTTTTGCCTTTAGGACTGTTTGCTCTGTTTGTCAACAATGGTTCTATCTGGCTGGGTTTATTCTTCGTCACGATTGTGCTGGGAATACTCGCCGGACTGGAAGTGCCGTTGCTGACACGGATGCTGGAACTAGAGGAAGGTGTGCGTGAGGCTTTAGCTGGTGTTTTAGCGCTGGATTATGTGGGTGCACTGTTAGGTTCCCTCGCCTTTCCTGTCCTTTTGCTACCGCTGATTGGGATGTTTCCCACGGCCTTTGTTTTGGGCGCTTTACCTGCTTTTATGGTATTTGCGATCGGGTGGCGATTTCCCAAACTGCGCTTCTGGGGACGCATAGGGTTATTAATCGGTGTTCTGTTGTGTGCCTTAGCCCCGTTATCCATACCCATCAGCAATGCTTTGGAAAACACGCTTTATAACGCCCCCGTTATCACCCGCATCCAATCCCCCTATCAACGTATCGTCTTGACACGACAGGCAAACGATGTGCGCCTCTTCCTCAACGGCGATTTGCAATTCTCCACATTCGATGAATACCGCTACCATGAAGCCTTAGTGCATCCGGCCATGAGTGCCAGTACGGGGAAGCGCCGGGTTTTGGTGCTCGGTGCTGGTGATGGGATGGCACTGCGGGAAGTGCTGAAGTGGCCAGAGGTAGAACGGGTAGTGCTGATTGATCTAGATGCTGCCGTTGTGAACTTGGCACGCCATCACCCCCAGTTGGTACAGGTGAATGCCAAGGCGTTTGCTGACCCTCGTGTGGAGGTGTTATTTGCCGATGCTTTTGTGAGTGCACCCGCCCTGAACGAAACTTTTGATGTAATTATTGCTGATTTTCCCGACCCCGATCAGGAGATTATTGCCAAGCTTTATGCCGAAGGATTTTACCGCCGTCTTTTGTCCCGACTGGCAGATACAGGCGTCTTAGTGACTCAGGCTTCTAGTCCCTTTTTTGCACCCAAAGTCTTTAGCTGTATTGCGGCAACGCTGGCAGATGTGGGACTATCCGTACATCCCTATGTTGTGGATGTCCCTAGTTTCGGCCCTTGGGGTTTTGTATTGGCGTCGAGGAAGTCGATTCAATCAGACAGCCTAAAGTTATCAGTGCCAACTCGTTTTCTGACTCAACCCATGCTGCACACTTTGTTCCAGCTACCGGGGGATGTCAAATTAGGGAATGTTGAGGTCAATCGCCTCTCCCACCCCGTGATTGTACGCTACCAGTCTGACCCTCGCTGGGCGGCTTACTAAATATGCTATTTGTTTGGATTGGAATCATTGCCATTGTGAGTGCTGGAATTGTCCTGTTTGTACTTCAGCAACGGGGTGCCCTACCAGGCACTGACGGCAGTCGGAATCTGCCACCTGTAGAGCGCACGGTGTTTACCCTGGAAATTGGGGATATTGTGCAGTATATGGATACGGATTGGGTTGTGGAAGGACGCCTCACCTATGAGGATAATGAATATACCTGGTTTGAGTATCTCCTTCAAGATGGGGATCGCATTCGTTGGCTTTCTGTCGATGAAGATGACCGTGTTGAGGTGGCCTTACTAGAACCGACGACTCAACTGGAAGTTAGCCAGCAACCCCCTAAGCAACTCACCTTTGCCGGTGAAACTTACCGTTGTGTGGAGTCAGGCATGGCAACCATGACTCGCATCGGCACCACCTTAAGGCGCACAGGAGAACATTGTCAATATTTTGACTATCGAGGCAGCAATGACCAAGTGCTTTCCATCGAGGACTGGGATGGAGAAATTGAAGTCACTGTGGGACAGCGGATTAATCCCAGGATGCTAATGCTGTTACCCGGTAATGGCAGCCGGGTGTATGGGAATTAGCTTGGCTCTAGCCAGAAAAACTCGTAAAAATCTTGGATAGAACAGCGGATGGAGCAAAAAATATAGTTCCTCTTGAGGAGATAGGAAGAATCATGTCCATAATCTCCCCATCCCCTTACCTTATTCCTCCAATTGGATGATTGAATCGATACTCTAAGCCGATTCCACTAACGGCATCTCTTGCGGTTGACTGTCAGTTTCGTTCGTTGTGGAAACGTTGTTTTCAACAATTGCTTGACGAGAAGCCAAATCAAAGCGATAGCCATGGGGCAGGATATGAAGCTTAACGCCACACAGGGCTAAGTCTTCATCCTTTAAAATTTGACCCAGGTTGGTATGAGTAATTCCTGATACATCAAGAACGGTAATAGCGCCTTCTCCAACAACCTCAATCTGATTATTAGTCACCACAATGGCTGTGTTTTCATCAATCCCAAATCCTAAGTTAACCGGCTGTTGTGCCACAGCGGAGAGTAAGCGTCCGATACGTCCGCGCTGAGCAAAATGCTGGTCAATCACGACCCCTGGAAGGAATGCCATCCCCGGCTCCATTTCCACAATTTCGATGCGAGGATTGGTCTCGGAATCTCCTTCTACAATCATCATATCCGGCATCATGGCGGCTCCCGCACTGGTGCCTCCAATCACAAGCCCTTCAGTCAGCCGTTTGTGAAGCAGCTTGTGGAGCTCAGTGTCCCTCAGAACACTGGTAATACGAGCCTGATTGCCACCGGTAAAAAATACACCCGTAGCCTTCTCAATTGCTTCTAAGTAGGTGGATGAACTGGCATCTTCCCGCTCAACGGTATCAACAATGCGAACATCCTCAACCCCCAGTCGCTCGAATATTCGCATATAGTCTTCGCCGACTTCCCTGGGCAGTTCAGTTGCCACTGTCATCACAATAATTCGAGCATTGACTCCCCCAGAGCGTCGCACAAATTCCCGAAGAATTGTGCAGTCTCCTTGCTTGTCTTCCGCTCCGCCAATAATCACCAATTGTCTGTTCGTTTCGCTGACCGCCATAGTCTCTTGAGCCTTTAGTTCATTCCTTTCTATTAAGCCTGACAAGTTTGACGCCTTAAACAGCCGAACGGTAGATTTTTATACAGAAACTCAAAAAAGTTTCAATCATAAAAAAGACCCTTCGAGTAAGGGTCAAAGGGGAAACAGGTTTAATTAAAGCTGAAATATGTGAGCGAAACGCAAGGATTTATTCGTTAAGGATGAGGTGTGAAGCCCGAGTGTGTAATTCATAACACAGACTCCCTTTTTAGCCTTCAATTCAGTTTCTTAATGGAAACTGTAGTGATTGTGCTGCTGGCTGGCAATCAAGTTTTCTAAAAGCAAGCGCGCACGCTCTAGGGGAAAATGCTTAGGTTTGCCGTTGGCAACAATCTGGTACTCGTCGCTATATTGACCATCGCCATAGCCAGAAATTAGTTTGAGGTGAAACGCTTGTTCAGCAAGTTCTCGGACTTCATCTCTCAGAGAAGTTTTTGTGCTATTCATCTCTACTGCCTCCTAAGGCTTTCTTCTATTTATTCGATCGCGTGGGTTTCTCTAACCTCCCTCAAAAGTTGTATCCTTTGATACAAAATCCGTCTTTCCCAGGATTGAGCAACAAAGATACCTCCTCTTTTGAGTGAGTAGAGCGTGAGTGAGAGGAGTGAATTTTGGGTGTAATTCCACTAAACCCTCGTAACGCCACTTGATAGCTCAGCCCGAACCCTTAAGCCGTCGCGCAAAACGCACTATCGCTTCAGCTATAAGCTCTTTGAGCCGAACTGGAAGGCTAGGGCGATCACCGCATCGCCTTGGTTGGTCGCATTTGCACTCTTTGCGTAGGAATAATTACCTTTGAGAAGCCTCGTCAAATAAATACAAAGTGCTAGCCCAGCCCTTGAGGGTTAGTGAAGTTGAACAGGCATACATTTATGCGCCTTGTGAAAGCGCCGATCCTGTAACGCCTGGTTTTGAGTTGCAGTCCTTGGTACTATTTTCTCCTTGTCTGTCACCTGCAACACATTTTTTATTTTCTCTTAACAAAAGACCCTCAGGATTGAATCTCTAGATATCCTGCGGTAGAGGAAAAGAGAGCGGTCATTAAGATAAGTTCAATTGGGAGCAAGATTCAGGTAAAAAGCGGCTAAGAAAACCAACCTTTAAGTTCAATCCATGGACTGAGTCGTCGCCCTCAAGGCTCAACACGACCTCACGATTACAAGTTTCTTGTCAGTACGAGTCAGTCTATAGATTCTTGAATATTTAGAGATTTAGAGATAGGGAGATCATTAATGATTTTAGAGATAAACGCGGATACTCTTCGGATCAATGCTAGAAAGACCGATGGTTTCGATATTTTCAACATCCAGCATTACATCGGACCCAATCCCTACTTAGAGACAGCGGCGCTAGTCTTTGATTTTGCCTTGACTGGGCATTTAGCGCCTCGACCGATTGAGGACTATGTTGCCATTATTAGCGATCGCTTCCCAGAGGTGGGGCACAAAACCGCCGACTCCTTCGCAGAGCTGTTCGCGCGAACGGTATCGGAAGCGGGAAAACTCGACATGGGGCTGCACCTGGAGCGCTGGAATCTCAAACCCTATAAGGATTACGTCAGGATTAGCGTCCAAACCGTTCATGCCCGTACTCAGCGAGGCATCGTTTACGCCGTTTGGGACTGGTTTGAAGCCATCACTCAAGGTGAAGAGTTTTTATTTGAGGAACAGATCAAAGCGCTTCAGGATATGTTCCGGCGGTCTGTCTACGGTGGCCCGACTGTCTACGCCTTGCTCCGTACCGCCGGGGATCAGGGGATTCCTGCCTTTTATCTGTGGGATGAAGGACTCATGCAATATGGCTATGGGAAAAATCAAGTTCGCGGTAGCGCAACGACCTTTGACTGTGATAGCCATCTAGACTCAGACTTTACCACCCGTAAGGATGACTGTAAGGCATTTCTGAGCAATCTCGGCTTTCCTGTACCGAAAGGGGATGTTGTTGTCTCCTGTAAGGAAGCTTTGAAGGTAGCCGAAAAGATTGGTTATCCTGTCGCCGTCAAACCTGTAGCCGGTCATAAAGGAATTGGCGTGACAGCCGAGGTGCAAAACGCCGAAGAACTCGAATTTGCCTTTGATCGGGCTGTCGATGCCATTCCTGAGAACCAAGCGATCGAGATCATTGTTGAGAAAAGTATCTCTGGGGTTGATTTTCGCGTACTTTGTGTTAATGGTAGATTTGTCGCCGCGACAGAACGCCGTCCCGCCTCAGTCGTGGGTGATGGCCAGTCAACGATCGCACAGTTAATTGAGCGAGAAAACCGCAAGCCCGAACGGACAGACTCCGCCACCTCACCTCTGGGTAAGATTCAGTCGGATGAGTCGATGGAACGGTATCTGCATGAGCAAGGCTTATCAACGAATAGCGTGGTTGAAAAAGACCGCACCGTCTATCTTCGTAAAGTCGCGAATCTGTCAGCGGGAGGCTTGAGTATTGATGCCACACGCACGGTTCACCCTGACAATATTATCCTGGCGCAAGACATCGCACAGCACTTTAAGCTGACTTGTCTAGGCATTGATGTGATTGCCCAAAGTTTGGCAAAATCCTGGAAATCTGGCAACTTTGGCATTATTGAAATCAATGCAGCTCCAGGCATTTCGATGCATCTTAGACCGGCTGTGGGTGAAAGCGTGGATGTGCCCTCACATATCCTTGACACCTTCTTTGAGTCGGGTACTGCTGCCAGGATTCCGATTATCACCTTTAACCGGATTTCCGTTCAAGACCTGCAAGAAACGATTGACCATATTCTTCTGCAACACCCAGACTGGACAATTGGCGCTGTATGTCGCGATGCCGTCTTTGTCAATCGTTCCGAAAAAATCCTGCATCGGGATTATAATACCAACGTGCAAAACCTGGTGCGTAATCCCAAGCTTGACCTATTAATTGCCGAGTATGGGGAAGACATTTTGGAACGGGATGGTATGTTTTATCACGGCAGTAATATGGTTGTGCTGGATAATCCCACGGAGACGGAAATGATACTGACACGAGATATTTTTGACCACTCCATTGTGGTGATTAAAGAAGGAGATAGTGTCTCCATCCGACGCGAAGGCTTAATTGAACAGTATACACTGGGTGCGTCTGAACCCTTTACCCGTGTCCATTTAAAGGAAATTGGAACGATCTTATAATTAAGGCGGCGAAAAAAAAGAAAAGAAAGAAAAGAAAAAAGCTCTCTTGCCTTCTACCTCAACAAGAGAGCCTACTTTGTCTGTGGTGTGAGGAGCAGATCCATTAATTCAATTCTGCTCAACTATCAGGATAATCAGTAAATATGACGGAAATGTGAACCTCGTATAACCGTTTTACGACCTCGGTGACACTTCTAACCGTCAGCGGTTGTAGATGGAACTTGGATAGCTTGCAAGGCATCCTGCCTATTTCACAAAAAACGGCGAGTGCTCAAATGGCAAGTTAAATGGGGGAAAGCTTAGTTATGATGTGTCTCGATACACCCTACAGATAAAGTTCCTCCAGACCTAGTGATTTGATGGAAATTATCCAAGTTGTACCAACGCTTCCCCCAGCCATTGATGGTTTGGGGGATTATGCTTTAAATCTTGCTCGTCAACTGCGTCGAGAATTTAACCAAGAAACGCATTTTGTCGTCAGTGATCCAAATTGGGAGGGAGAAAGGGAAATTGAGGGGTTTCCCATTAGCGCCCTACCGAGGCGTTCTGGAGCCGCTGTGTTATCATCCCTAAACGATATAGATTATTCACCCGCCTCAGTGTTACTGCATTATGTAGGTTATGGCTATGCGAAACGCGGTTGTCCCGTATGGTTAATCGATGGCTTACAGCGTTGGCGAACTACAGGTGTCAATCGGTTTCTGGTTACCATGTTCCATGAACTCTATGCCTTTGGGCCACCATGGACGAGTTCTTTTTGGCTATCACCCCTGCAAAAGAATTTGGCGATTCGTTTGTCGAGGCTGAGCGATCGCATTCTCACCAGCCGACAAAACTATGCTAAATCACTCTATGACCTAAGTTCCGGCAAACATACCCAAATTCCTACCCTACCCGTGTTCTCCAACATCGGAGAACCTGATCGCGTGTCTTCCTTAACTCAGCGTGAAAAACGTATTGTCGTCTTTGGCAGTCCCAGCAATCGAGGACGAGTGTATCGCGAATCTTGGGCAGAGTTGCAGCTAACGTGCGAGTTACTAGGGATTGAAGAAATCTGGGATATCGGTGCAAGAACGGGTTTAAATTTATCTTCTATGAACGGCGTACCTGTAGTGGAACTGGGAGAGCGATCGGCTGCCGAAATCAGTGGTTTCTTGTTAAAGTCTCTCGCCGCTTTCTTCAACTACACCCCTGAGTTTCTGGCAAAATCAACGATATATGCTGCCTACTGCGCTCACGGTTTACTTCCTGTTAGCCATGTAGGCAGTCCTTTTCCGGTTGATGGAATCATTGAGGGAAAACACTTTTGGACTCCGCATCACAAGACAGACGGCATAAAATCATTAGAATCATTGCAGGCGATTGCCGATCAGGCTCACGCTTGGTATCAAACCCATAACCTATCACTACAAGCTCAAACTTTTGCGGCACTGCTAGCAAACAATTAGGGAGTGGGTATTAGTAAGATTAGTTGAATTCAAAGGAGCTAGTTGCGATGTTTCAATCCATGAAGAAGTTGGTAGACTATTACATC from the Microcoleus sp. AS-A8 genome contains:
- the msrA gene encoding peptide-methionine (S)-S-oxide reductase MsrA; amino-acid sequence: MLFGFGKKHSIPSSQEALPGRAEAMPVPAHHFVNGNPLKPPYPEGMEIAMFGMGCFWGAERKFWQLEGVFTTAVGYAAGVTPNPTYKEVCSGMTGHNEVVYVVFNPKVISYETLLKAFWESHDPTQGMRQGNDVGTQYRSGIYVYSESQKKLAEASRDAYEQALKASGFGKTTTEIIAAPEFYYAEGYHQQYLAKNPGGYCGLGGTRVCFPENVTLGS
- the hcp gene encoding hydroxylamine reductase, which gives rise to MFCSQCEQTARGQGCEQWGACGKSPEVDALQDLLTHCLRGLGEVAIAAHQLGIRSREADIFSCETLFSTLTNVNFDPECFVQYIQRAIALRDDLKAKIQLTGIPVEFTNLSSFQPADTLEALVQQGKDIEFEFISSSAKNVDIFSLKLTILYGLKGIAAYAYHAQELGQEDDRVYNFCHEGLAALGRQDINLDEWVNMALKLGEINLRVMELLDAGNTSTYGHPVPTPVPLNAKQGKAILISGHDLKHLEELLKQTENTGISIYTHGEMLPAHGYPRLKQQYPHLYGHYGTAWQNQVREFAQFPGPIVMTTNCLMPPHDAYSNRVFTLGPVGWPGLKHLETDDYTSVIQQALELPGFTADDEPRQVVTGFARNAVLSVAGEVIEAVKRGDIRHFFLVGGCDGAKSGRSYYSEFVEKVPQDCVVLTLACGKFRFFDKDLGDIGGIPRLMDVGQCNDAYSAIQIALALANAFNVDVNQLPLSMILSWYEQKAVSILLTLLYLGIQDIRLGPTLPAFISPNVFKLLSEKYNLKPITTPDEDLAACLG
- a CDS encoding Crp/Fnr family transcriptional regulator; this translates as MNKTKDTEIVSDKSSALREFIANIQLWRGLPEDQLDALAQIAIAKTYRKGEVIFAEGDEGRGFFVVKLGRVKVYKLSNDGKEQILHFFGAGDHFAEVPVFDGQCFPASAAAVEKSELLFFPRSAFLALLEQHSTLAIAMLAVSARHLRRMAQIIENLSFKEVPGRLAVYLLYLSERNGKGEEVELDMTKTQLAAFLGTIPETLSRVFAKMSQDGLIAIDGSRIKLLNRERLKVLAEG
- a CDS encoding polyamine aminopropyltransferase, producing the protein MQDAIPPNSPEVESSPTHPRRPSLRRDQRWLLLAAAAVSSSCGLAVELLLGTLASYLVGNQALAYGVSVGVFLAAMGIGSYLSQFIAVDSSSQSLQRKLLLAFVKIELLIAPLTAVLPLGLFALFVNNGSIWLGLFFVTIVLGILAGLEVPLLTRMLELEEGVREALAGVLALDYVGALLGSLAFPVLLLPLIGMFPTAFVLGALPAFMVFAIGWRFPKLRFWGRIGLLIGVLLCALAPLSIPISNALENTLYNAPVITRIQSPYQRIVLTRQANDVRLFLNGDLQFSTFDEYRYHEALVHPAMSASTGKRRVLVLGAGDGMALREVLKWPEVERVVLIDLDAAVVNLARHHPQLVQVNAKAFADPRVEVLFADAFVSAPALNETFDVIIADFPDPDQEIIAKLYAEGFYRRLLSRLADTGVLVTQASSPFFAPKVFSCIAATLADVGLSVHPYVVDVPSFGPWGFVLASRKSIQSDSLKLSVPTRFLTQPMLHTLFQLPGDVKLGNVEVNRLSHPVIVRYQSDPRWAAY
- a CDS encoding DUF4178 domain-containing protein produces the protein MLFVWIGIIAIVSAGIVLFVLQQRGALPGTDGSRNLPPVERTVFTLEIGDIVQYMDTDWVVEGRLTYEDNEYTWFEYLLQDGDRIRWLSVDEDDRVEVALLEPTTQLEVSQQPPKQLTFAGETYRCVESGMATMTRIGTTLRRTGEHCQYFDYRGSNDQVLSIEDWDGEIEVTVGQRINPRMLMLLPGNGSRVYGN